A single region of the Strigops habroptila isolate Jane chromosome 3, bStrHab1.2.pri, whole genome shotgun sequence genome encodes:
- the LOC115605303 gene encoding sushi domain-containing protein 3-like: protein MQGDRVEAPCTALAPPRYGFYYVDRGSGVSLGSVLVYWCQDGYQLVGSQRLSCLCQDSASSWSHPPPRCQAAPQPPGTGSRAAVAASLLSGAVILALSVSFAVCCWRDRARRSRGRQQQHRRKARGGWRCDPSTPERARKAFGRLKHYHRRDYHLSALSSSVFPGALAGCNNLAFQSSPESLSKLPLQSWHPAAQVLPRLVSPSTALPSQPCHSILLPVLPGQARGPRDLLPLYHRSSEEHQLFNKFKRPV from the exons ATGCAGGGAGACAGGGTGGAAG cacCATGCACGGCTCTTGCCCCACCACGCTATGGATTCTACTACGTGGACAGAGGCTCGGGCGTCTCCCTGGGCTCGGTGCTCGTGTACTGGTGCCAGGATGGGTACCAGCTGGTGGGCAGCCAGAGgctgtcctgcctctgccaggACAGCGCTTCTTCCTGGAGCCACCCCCCACCCCGCTGCCAGG ccgccccgcagcccccgggCACCGGCTCCCGTGCTGCGGTGGCCGCATCGCTGCTCAGCGGAGCTGTTATCCTAGCGCTGTCCGTCTCCTTCGCCGTCTGCTGCTGGCGGGACAGGGCGAGGAGGAGCCGCGGGAG GCAGCAACAGCACAGGAGGAAAGCCAGGGGAGGATGGAGATGTGACCCCTCCACCCCCGAGAGGGCAAGGAAGGCTTTTGGGAGATTGAAACACTACCACCGGCGTGATTACCACCTCTCGGCCCTTTCCAGCTCCGTGTTCCCAGGGGCACTGGCAGGCTGCAATAACCTGGCTTTCCAAAG CAGCCCTGAAAGCCTGTCAAAACtgcccctgcagagctggcaccCCGCAGCGCAGGTCCTGCCCCGGCTGGTATCACCCAGCACCGCCCTGCCCAGCCAGCCGTgccacagcatcctgctgcccGTCCTGCCCGGCCAGGCCCGCGGGCCCAGGGACCTGCTGCCCCTCTACCACAGAAGCAGTGAGGAACACCAGCTCTTCAACAAGTTCAAGAGGCCGGTTTGA